The Bacillus sp. Y1 genome has a window encoding:
- a CDS encoding ASCH domain-containing protein, translated as MKVLSMIQPWASLFVLGETQYETRTWRTNYRGPLAIHTSKKVDRHSCSHPNIHNLLAKHGYTASNLPTGVIIGTCILKNCIKVTENHNTWALLEDGRIVEGNDLFLGDYRVGGYVWEVENMKLLEEFLPAKGQLGIWEYNEDSQNSPK; from the coding sequence ATGAAGGTGTTATCCATGATTCAACCATGGGCAAGTTTATTTGTTCTAGGAGAGACACAATATGAAACAAGGACTTGGAGGACCAATTATCGAGGTCCACTAGCTATACATACTAGTAAAAAAGTGGACAGACATTCTTGCAGTCATCCGAACATTCATAACCTACTAGCGAAGCATGGTTATACAGCCAGTAACCTACCTACTGGAGTCATAATCGGTACATGTATCCTGAAAAATTGTATTAAAGTCACTGAAAACCATAACACATGGGCACTCTTAGAAGACGGACGGATAGTTGAAGGAAATGATTTATTTTTAGGAGATTATCGAGTGGGTGGTTATGTATGGGAAGTCGAAAATATGAAGTTGCTAGAAGAGTTCCTACCTGCCAAAGGGCAGCTTGGAATATGGGAGTATAATGAAGATTCTCAAAACTCACCTAAATAG
- the gntK gene encoding gluconokinase, which produces MTSYMLGVDIGTTSTKAVLFTENGEVIQTENIGYPLYTPNISTAEQDPEEIFQAVLKAVSNITKKNPQKNIAFVSFSSAMHSVIAIDTNDQPLTACITWADNRSEAWTHKIKTELNGHEVYKRTGTPLHPMSPLSKMAWITNDRPEIATKAKKYIGIKEYVFKKLFDQYVVDHSLASAMGMMNLQTLDWDEEALLIAGVTRDQLSQLVPTTQVFTDIHPDFATQMGLDLKTPFVIGASDGVLSNLGVNAIRKGEIAVTIGTSGAIRTIIEKPQTDEKGRIFCYALTENHWVIGGPVNNGGMILRWIRDEFASSEIETAKRLGIDPYEVLTKIAERVRPGADGLLFHPYLAGERAPLWNPDVRGSFFGLTLSHKKEHMIRAALEGVIYNLYTVFLALIECMEGPVTRIQATGGFARSDVWRQMMSDIFESELVVPESYESSCLGACILGLLATGKIESFEIASEMIGSTYKHTPNEEAVKEYRQLLPIFINLSRVLENEYKQIANYQRGLIQK; this is translated from the coding sequence ATGACTAGCTATATGTTAGGTGTAGACATAGGAACAACCAGTACGAAAGCCGTTCTTTTTACTGAGAATGGCGAAGTGATTCAAACAGAGAATATTGGCTACCCTCTCTACACACCCAATATTTCAACAGCTGAACAAGACCCGGAAGAAATTTTCCAAGCAGTTTTGAAAGCCGTTTCAAACATCACAAAGAAAAACCCACAAAAAAATATAGCGTTTGTTTCATTCAGCAGTGCGATGCACAGCGTGATTGCTATCGATACAAATGACCAGCCTCTTACGGCATGTATCACTTGGGCTGACAATCGCAGTGAAGCTTGGACGCATAAGATTAAAACGGAACTGAATGGTCATGAGGTGTACAAACGCACCGGAACACCTCTTCACCCGATGTCACCATTAAGTAAAATGGCTTGGATCACCAATGACCGCCCAGAAATTGCTACAAAAGCAAAGAAATACATCGGGATAAAAGAATATGTTTTCAAAAAGCTATTTGACCAGTATGTAGTTGATCATTCCCTCGCCTCTGCTATGGGCATGATGAATCTCCAAACCTTAGATTGGGATGAGGAGGCATTATTGATTGCAGGCGTTACGAGAGATCAATTGTCACAGTTGGTCCCAACCACACAAGTTTTTACCGACATTCATCCTGACTTTGCAACGCAAATGGGACTTGATCTCAAAACTCCTTTTGTTATCGGTGCAAGTGATGGCGTACTTTCCAATCTTGGAGTGAATGCTATTCGCAAAGGTGAAATCGCTGTCACAATTGGTACAAGTGGAGCGATCCGAACCATTATTGAGAAGCCACAAACCGACGAAAAAGGACGAATCTTTTGCTACGCACTTACTGAAAATCACTGGGTCATAGGTGGGCCAGTAAATAATGGCGGAATGATTCTTCGCTGGATCCGAGATGAATTTGCTTCCTCAGAAATTGAAACAGCAAAAAGACTTGGAATTGATCCGTACGAGGTATTAACGAAGATTGCGGAACGCGTCAGACCAGGTGCCGACGGCTTGCTTTTCCATCCTTACTTAGCTGGCGAGCGGGCTCCACTTTGGAATCCAGATGTACGTGGTTCATTCTTTGGTTTAACGCTCTCACATAAAAAGGAGCATATGATTCGCGCCGCTCTAGAGGGCGTAATCTACAATTTATACACGGTTTTCCTAGCTCTAATAGAATGCATGGAGGGTCCTGTCACTCGCATTCAAGCAACGGGAGGCTTTGCTAGATCAGATGTATGGCGTCAAATGATGTCCGATATTTTCGAATCTGAATTAGTTGTTCCAGAAAGCTATGAAAGCTCTTGTTTAGGAGCATGTATTTTAGGCTTACTTGCGACAGGAAAAATTGAGTCATTTGAAATTGCTTCTGAAATGATTGGCAGCACTTACAAACACACACCAAATGAAGAGGCGGTAAAAGAATATAGACAGCTATTGCCGATTTTCATTAACTTATCAAGAGTGCTAGAAAATGAATATAAACAAATTGCCAATTATCAAAGAGGCTTAATACAAAAATAA
- a CDS encoding GGDEF domain-containing protein, with the protein MNREEMFDKRLLIRDILNTLWVIIGLYLLGTGIHFFLTTYDKWLFFLEVILFPLFKFIAVMACAELFMSKFRKHTEYYIMIVITLFISIIIISIYDKVILMVLLITPVLVSLFFYNKRIIRFSVFISILTFLCIYFFYEPVHASMDTADLIIIILILLGISLLIYSLMKHSDQVMKDLLITTKEKNDLFSKNIQMERLSRLDPVTELYNHRSFHEQLDSIVGLRSPEELNVHVAVLDIDNFKQINDTFGHRAGDSVIIEVARQIKFFSVSDDFPSRYGGEEFGIITMGTSEEDFIKRVENIRESIANTSFPELKGRNVTISIGVQKLLPGMNKEDLFRGADTALYTAKRTGKNKTVIH; encoded by the coding sequence ATGAATAGAGAAGAGATGTTTGATAAAAGGTTACTTATTCGTGATATATTGAATACCCTATGGGTTATTATTGGACTGTATTTGTTAGGAACAGGTATACACTTTTTTCTTACTACTTATGATAAGTGGTTATTTTTTTTAGAAGTGATATTATTTCCATTATTTAAATTTATCGCTGTCATGGCATGTGCAGAGCTGTTTATGAGTAAATTCCGGAAACACACGGAGTACTATATCATGATTGTAATTACTCTTTTTATTAGCATCATAATTATTAGTATTTACGATAAAGTAATTTTGATGGTTTTACTCATTACACCTGTTCTGGTCTCATTGTTTTTCTATAATAAAAGAATCATTCGCTTTTCAGTGTTTATATCGATCCTCACTTTTTTATGCATTTATTTTTTTTATGAACCGGTACATGCTTCTATGGATACAGCAGATTTGATTATTATTATCTTAATTTTATTAGGGATTTCACTACTTATATACAGCCTCATGAAACATAGTGATCAAGTGATGAAAGATTTGTTAATAACAACAAAAGAAAAAAATGATCTATTCTCTAAAAACATTCAAATGGAAAGGCTTTCCCGGTTAGATCCTGTTACGGAGTTATATAATCACAGGTCTTTTCATGAACAGTTGGATTCGATTGTTGGTTTACGTTCACCAGAGGAGTTAAACGTTCATGTAGCCGTCCTTGACATTGATAATTTCAAACAAATCAATGATACGTTTGGTCATCGAGCAGGAGACAGTGTAATTATAGAAGTCGCAAGGCAAATTAAATTTTTCTCTGTTAGCGATGACTTTCCTTCTAGGTACGGAGGAGAGGAGTTTGGAATTATCACAATGGGAACGTCGGAAGAGGATTTTATTAAAAGGGTGGAAAACATCCGGGAGAGTATTGCAAACACTAGTTTCCCTGAGCTCAAAGGGCGTAACGTAACAATCAGTATTGGTGTACAAAAACTGTTGCCTGGAATGAACAAGGAAGATCTCTTTAGAGGGGCAGATACAGCACTTTATACAGCAAAGAGAACAGGGAAAAATAAAACGGTAATTCATTAG
- the gnd gene encoding decarboxylating NADP(+)-dependent phosphogluconate dehydrogenase, with translation MYNTIGVIGLGVMGSNIALNMANNGEKVSVYNYTRDLTDQLVQKLDGQSIHPFYDIENFVQSLETPRKIFLMVTAGAPIDSVIQSLLPFLEEGDVIMDGGNSHYEDTERRFHDLKTRGIGYLGIGISGGEVGALTGPSIMPGGDQEVYDKVAPILTKIAAQVDGTPCCVYIGPKGSGHFVKMVHNGIEYADMQLITEAYSFLRDTLLLSVDEIADIFETWNQGELKSYLIEITTEILRKRDDLTGLPLIDVILDKVGQKGTGKWTSIQAIDNGIATSIITESLFARYVSSLKEERVAAEEMLEGPSTLHSKRNKEIYIEYVRQALYMGKICAYAQGFNQYKATSELYDWNLPLEDIALIFRGGCIIRAEFLNVISQAYKENPKLSNLLVAPFFAEKVKKYQQGLRNIVCEGIQLGISFPCLSASLTYYDSYRTGRSHANLLQAQRDYFGAHTYERNDRDGIFHTEWQ, from the coding sequence ATGTACAATACCATTGGAGTCATTGGCTTAGGGGTTATGGGAAGTAATATTGCCTTAAACATGGCTAATAACGGTGAAAAAGTAAGCGTCTACAATTATACAAGGGACTTAACTGATCAGCTTGTTCAAAAACTAGATGGTCAGTCTATCCACCCTTTCTATGATATTGAGAATTTTGTTCAATCGTTAGAAACGCCTAGAAAGATCTTTCTTATGGTCACTGCGGGTGCTCCGATTGATTCTGTGATTCAGTCCTTACTTCCTTTTCTTGAAGAAGGCGATGTAATCATGGATGGCGGAAATTCCCACTACGAAGATACCGAACGCAGATTTCATGACCTAAAAACAAGAGGTATTGGGTACCTAGGAATTGGAATCTCGGGTGGAGAAGTTGGGGCTTTAACAGGCCCCTCCATCATGCCAGGTGGAGACCAAGAAGTGTACGATAAAGTAGCCCCTATTCTAACAAAGATTGCTGCACAGGTAGACGGGACCCCTTGCTGTGTATATATTGGACCAAAGGGTTCTGGCCATTTTGTAAAAATGGTCCATAATGGAATTGAGTATGCCGATATGCAACTCATTACCGAAGCTTATTCGTTTTTAAGAGATACCTTGCTTTTATCTGTTGATGAAATTGCTGATATCTTTGAAACTTGGAATCAAGGGGAATTGAAGAGTTACTTAATAGAAATCACAACTGAGATTTTAAGAAAAAGAGACGATTTAACTGGACTCCCACTTATTGATGTGATTCTAGATAAGGTCGGTCAAAAAGGAACAGGTAAATGGACGAGTATTCAAGCGATTGACAATGGAATAGCTACATCCATCATTACCGAATCATTATTTGCTCGTTATGTCTCTTCTTTAAAAGAAGAACGAGTGGCCGCAGAAGAAATGTTAGAAGGACCATCCACCCTGCACTCGAAACGGAACAAAGAAATATATATTGAATACGTCCGACAAGCTTTATATATGGGGAAGATTTGTGCATATGCTCAAGGCTTCAACCAATATAAAGCGACTTCAGAGCTTTATGATTGGAATCTTCCATTAGAAGATATTGCGCTAATTTTCCGTGGTGGCTGCATCATTCGAGCAGAGTTCCTGAATGTCATAAGCCAAGCTTATAAAGAGAATCCAAAGCTTTCTAACTTGCTTGTTGCTCCTTTCTTTGCTGAAAAGGTCAAGAAATACCAACAAGGATTAAGAAATATCGTATGTGAGGGAATTCAATTAGGGATCTCCTTCCCTTGTTTAAGTGCTTCCCTCACCTACTACGATAGCTATCGTACCGGTCGGTCACATGCGAATCTCTTACAAGCCCAGCGTGATTATTTTGGAGCACATACGTATGAGCGAAATGATCGGGATGGAATTTTTCATACCGAATGGCAATAA
- a CDS encoding bifunctional metallophosphatase/5'-nucleotidase, giving the protein MNQHNYAKLTIVETSDTHGQIFPILYGTNTYESIGLAKIATYIRHLRRTEENLLLIDNGDSIQGTPLTYHYVKKQSHLPNPVILTFNKLHYDAAIIGNHEFNYGLSTLKQSVSEAQFPILSANILNNQTKEPFFGKPYTIKILPEGIKLAILGLTTPYIPNWEKAEHIEGLEFEDAVQSAKKWIPHIKENEQPDLFVVSYHGGFERNLKTGEPTEAITGENQAYQLCQEVEGIDVLLTGHQHRLLADELNGVTIVQPGNSGACMGQVDIEFTLDRDHKWKCLSKKASLVPVKEWKEDEEILRLILPYEEKTQKWLDQPIGRIQGDMIIKDPFLARIEEHPFIEFINQVQMEASNVDISNTALFSNHAIGLPTNVTMRDIVSNYIYPNTLTVLELTGQDIKDGLEKSATYFIVNKHGEIAVNPQFIDPKPQHYNYDMWEGIQYKIDVGKPVGERIVSLMKNGEALDRKQKYHVVMNNYRATGGGNYSMYKGKKVIREIQIDMTELLANYFSKYGTITATVNDNWKVIQT; this is encoded by the coding sequence ATGAATCAGCATAATTACGCGAAACTAACAATAGTAGAAACTAGTGATACCCACGGACAGATCTTCCCTATTTTATATGGAACCAATACATACGAATCCATTGGTTTAGCCAAAATCGCTACCTATATCCGACACCTCCGTAGAACGGAAGAGAACCTCCTTCTAATTGATAATGGTGATAGTATTCAAGGTACACCATTAACCTATCACTATGTAAAAAAGCAAAGTCATTTACCTAATCCCGTTATTCTAACTTTTAACAAACTACATTATGATGCAGCTATCATTGGAAACCATGAGTTCAACTATGGCCTATCCACATTAAAACAAAGCGTCTCTGAAGCTCAATTTCCCATTTTATCTGCCAATATACTTAACAATCAAACAAAAGAACCTTTCTTTGGAAAACCCTACACCATTAAAATACTTCCAGAAGGCATAAAGTTGGCCATTTTAGGTTTAACAACACCTTATATCCCAAACTGGGAGAAAGCAGAACATATAGAAGGATTAGAATTTGAGGATGCAGTGCAAAGTGCTAAAAAGTGGATTCCTCATATCAAAGAAAACGAACAACCTGATCTTTTCGTTGTTTCCTACCATGGTGGCTTTGAAAGAAACCTCAAAACTGGAGAACCAACCGAAGCGATCACAGGTGAAAACCAAGCCTATCAACTATGCCAAGAAGTAGAAGGTATTGATGTGTTATTAACGGGACATCAGCACCGCTTATTGGCCGATGAGCTAAACGGTGTTACGATTGTACAACCTGGAAACAGTGGAGCTTGTATGGGGCAGGTTGATATAGAGTTTACTTTGGATCGTGATCATAAATGGAAGTGTCTTTCTAAAAAAGCCTCTCTTGTTCCGGTTAAGGAGTGGAAAGAAGATGAGGAAATATTACGATTGATTCTGCCTTACGAAGAAAAAACGCAAAAATGGCTCGATCAACCCATCGGGCGTATTCAAGGCGATATGATCATAAAAGATCCTTTTCTTGCGCGTATAGAGGAACACCCTTTTATAGAATTTATCAACCAGGTACAAATGGAAGCAAGTAACGTTGATATATCCAACACCGCTCTGTTCAGCAATCATGCCATTGGCCTTCCAACGAACGTAACGATGAGGGATATTGTTTCAAATTATATCTATCCAAATACGTTGACGGTATTAGAGCTAACGGGTCAGGATATTAAGGATGGATTAGAAAAAAGCGCTACTTATTTTATCGTAAACAAACATGGAGAAATAGCAGTAAATCCCCAATTCATCGACCCTAAGCCTCAACATTATAATTACGATATGTGGGAAGGAATTCAATACAAAATTGATGTTGGAAAACCAGTTGGTGAACGAATTGTTTCTCTAATGAAGAACGGTGAAGCTTTGGATCGTAAGCAAAAGTATCACGTGGTCATGAATAATTACCGCGCTACCGGTGGTGGGAATTATTCTATGTATAAAGGAAAGAAAGTCATAAGAGAGATTCAAATCGACATGACCGAACTGCTTGCGAATTATTTTTCTAAGTATGGAACCATTACAGCTACAGTGAATGATAATTGGAAGGTAATTCAAACGTAA
- a CDS encoding GntP family permease, whose product MPLVIVGVGIIALLILIMGLKLNTFISLIIVSFGVALALGMPLDEIVTTIEAGLGGTLGHLALIFGLGAMLGKLIADSGGAQRIAMTLVNKFGEKNIQWAVVAASFIIGVALFFEVGLVLLIPIVFAISRQLKISILYLGIPMTAALSVTHGFLPPHPGPTVIAGEYGANIGEVLLYGFIIAIPTVILAGPVFTKIAKKLVPASFTKTGNIASLGEQKTFKLEDTPGFGISVFTALLPVILMSIATIITLLQKTMGFEDNSFLAMIRFIGNAGTSMLISLLFAVYTMGLARKIPIKNVMESCTTAISHIGMMLLIIGGGGAFKQVLINGGVGDYVAELFKGTSLSPILLAWIIAAILRISLGSATVAALTTAGLVIPMLGQTDVNLALVVLATGAGSLIASHVNDAGFWMFKEYFGLSMKETFATWTLLETIISVAGLGFILLLSLFV is encoded by the coding sequence ATGCCATTAGTTATCGTCGGAGTAGGAATTATCGCGTTACTCATTTTGATCATGGGGTTAAAATTAAACACATTTATTTCATTAATTATCGTTTCTTTCGGGGTTGCTTTAGCACTTGGTATGCCATTAGATGAAATCGTTACAACCATTGAAGCAGGTTTAGGTGGTACACTCGGTCACTTAGCATTGATCTTTGGACTAGGTGCAATGCTAGGTAAATTGATTGCAGACTCTGGGGGTGCGCAACGAATTGCGATGACCCTAGTAAACAAATTTGGTGAGAAAAATATTCAATGGGCTGTTGTAGCCGCTTCATTCATTATCGGTGTCGCTTTATTCTTTGAAGTAGGATTAGTTTTATTAATTCCAATTGTATTTGCAATTTCAAGACAATTAAAGATTTCTATTTTGTATCTTGGTATTCCAATGACAGCTGCTTTATCTGTAACACACGGGTTCTTACCTCCACATCCAGGACCAACAGTTATTGCTGGTGAGTATGGTGCAAACATTGGTGAAGTGTTACTTTATGGTTTCATTATTGCTATTCCAACCGTTATCTTAGCTGGACCTGTCTTTACAAAGATTGCAAAGAAGTTAGTTCCAGCATCATTTACAAAAACAGGTAATATTGCTTCATTAGGTGAACAAAAGACATTTAAGCTTGAAGATACACCTGGATTTGGTATCAGTGTGTTTACCGCTTTACTTCCTGTTATTTTAATGTCCATCGCTACGATTATTACTTTGCTTCAAAAAACAATGGGCTTTGAGGATAATAGTTTCCTAGCAATGATTCGCTTTATCGGTAATGCTGGTACTTCTATGTTGATTTCCTTATTATTTGCCGTTTACACGATGGGATTAGCAAGAAAAATTCCAATCAAAAACGTAATGGAATCTTGTACAACAGCTATCTCTCATATTGGAATGATGCTATTAATCATTGGTGGAGGTGGTGCCTTCAAGCAAGTATTAATCAACGGTGGCGTAGGTGACTATGTAGCTGAGTTGTTCAAAGGAACTTCTTTATCACCAATCTTACTTGCTTGGATCATTGCAGCAATTCTACGTATTTCTCTAGGATCTGCTACTGTGGCTGCCTTAACAACAGCTGGTTTGGTTATTCCGATGTTAGGTCAAACGGATGTAAACCTTGCACTAGTAGTACTTGCAACAGGAGCTGGTAGCTTAATTGCTTCTCACGTAAACGATGCGGGCTTCTGGATGTTTAAAGAGTATTTTGGTTTAAGCATGAAAGAAACATTTGCTACATGGACATTGCTTGAAACGATTATTTCTGTAGCTGGATTAGGATTTATTCTATTACTAAGCTTGTTCGTATAA
- a CDS encoding ribose-phosphate diphosphokinase: MAEILGCKMGNCSVSQFSDGEIQIHIEESVRGCEVFVVQSTSYPVNDNILELLIMIDALKRASAGVINVVIPYYAYGRQDRKARSREPITAKLVANLLESAGANRVLTMDLHTPQLQGFFDIPVEHLIGVPVLAQYFMEKGLEDMVIVAPHNGSIGRTRKLANSLNAPIALIDKRKPEEGGHETYDVIGNVEGKNAIIIDDLIDTGTTITFAAKALAEHGAKAIYAGCTHAVFTGNSIEKIEQSPIKELVVTNTIEQPEEKQLEKITCLSVAPLLVEAIDRIHSEKAVSPLFE, from the coding sequence ATGGCGGAGATTTTAGGTTGTAAAATGGGAAATTGTTCTGTTTCACAGTTTAGCGATGGAGAAATTCAAATTCATATTGAAGAGAGTGTCCGCGGCTGTGAGGTATTTGTTGTTCAATCCACTTCGTACCCTGTGAACGATAATATTTTAGAGCTTTTAATTATGATTGATGCGTTGAAAAGAGCTTCCGCAGGTGTCATTAATGTTGTGATTCCTTACTACGCATATGGTAGACAAGATCGGAAGGCACGTTCTCGGGAGCCTATCACTGCTAAGCTAGTAGCCAATCTATTAGAATCTGCAGGAGCAAATCGAGTTCTTACAATGGACCTTCATACTCCTCAGCTACAAGGTTTCTTTGATATCCCTGTGGAGCATTTAATCGGTGTGCCCGTTCTTGCACAATATTTTATGGAAAAAGGGCTAGAAGATATGGTCATTGTGGCTCCACATAACGGAAGTATCGGAAGAACTAGAAAATTGGCGAACAGTTTAAATGCCCCTATTGCTCTTATTGATAAAAGAAAACCAGAAGAAGGCGGACATGAAACGTACGATGTGATTGGAAATGTAGAAGGCAAAAACGCCATCATTATTGATGACCTCATTGATACAGGAACAACCATCACGTTTGCAGCAAAAGCATTAGCCGAACACGGTGCAAAAGCCATCTATGCTGGCTGTACACATGCAGTATTTACAGGGAACTCAATTGAAAAAATTGAACAGTCACCAATTAAAGAACTGGTTGTAACTAACACGATTGAACAACCTGAAGAGAAGCAACTCGAGAAAATCACTTGCTTATCTGTTGCCCCATTGCTGGTAGAAGCGATTGACCGCATTCATAGTGAAAAAGCGGTAAGTCCATTATTTGAATAA
- a CDS encoding GntR family transcriptional regulator codes for MTESKDFLYPSKWLSKASAGDRVTCELRMRIISGLIESGAIISENKLAADFAVSRSPVREALKVLASENIIRLERMGAVVIGLTEKEIEEIYDVRLLIETFVFERLVRMDVTELVKELSKILEMMKVAIKYQDADEFSYQDLLFHETIIRSINHSYMLMIWNNLRPVMESFILLSMRARFQEKYEDFDRIIKNHELYIEAIQTKERTLMVQSLHQNFDDVQGKVDDLWMSQQMLSKGVEQEND; via the coding sequence ATGACCGAATCTAAGGATTTTTTATATCCATCAAAATGGCTCTCAAAGGCTTCTGCTGGCGATCGTGTGACATGTGAGCTTAGAATGCGAATTATTTCTGGTTTAATTGAAAGCGGTGCCATCATTTCTGAAAATAAACTAGCTGCAGATTTTGCTGTGAGTCGTTCACCTGTTCGTGAAGCGTTAAAAGTACTTGCATCAGAAAACATCATTCGACTAGAACGAATGGGTGCCGTTGTCATTGGGTTAACCGAAAAAGAAATAGAAGAAATATATGATGTTCGTCTACTTATTGAAACATTTGTGTTTGAACGATTAGTAAGAATGGATGTGACTGAATTAGTTAAGGAGCTTAGTAAGATACTTGAAATGATGAAAGTCGCTATTAAGTATCAAGATGCCGATGAGTTCTCCTATCAGGATCTCCTATTCCACGAAACCATTATTCGTTCCATCAATCATTCGTACATGCTAATGATATGGAACAATTTACGACCCGTCATGGAAAGCTTCATTCTTTTATCCATGAGAGCACGTTTCCAGGAAAAGTACGAAGACTTTGATCGAATTATTAAAAATCACGAATTATATATTGAAGCCATTCAAACAAAAGAAAGAACCCTCATGGTTCAATCTTTACATCAAAATTTTGATGATGTTCAAGGAAAAGTAGATGATCTCTGGATGTCACAACAAATGCTTTCTAAAGGAGTAGAACAGGAAAATGACTAG
- a CDS encoding M48 family metallopeptidase: protein MIHNYSGETISYNINYKKRKSIGISVDVYGNIEVQAPKGTANEYVLLFIEEKWDWIQEKSKEMKARALGPQEKVYDHGESFLYLGNTYPIQIVHDANLTQNHVKFEENKLFIYVKELEEEKIRQALKRFYYQQCKTLVEKSIKSYQSNFKIKPKVVRINDSNRTWGTCDSNQQLTFNWKLAMAPQRVIDYVVVHEMCHMLHLNHDRSFWRLVGKIMPDYKEQENWLAFSSWKMTV from the coding sequence ATGATACACAACTATTCAGGTGAAACGATCAGTTACAATATAAACTACAAAAAACGCAAGTCTATTGGAATTTCCGTTGATGTTTATGGAAATATTGAAGTCCAGGCTCCTAAAGGAACAGCCAATGAGTATGTGCTTTTATTTATCGAAGAAAAATGGGACTGGATTCAAGAGAAGTCTAAGGAAATGAAGGCGCGAGCGCTTGGACCGCAGGAAAAGGTTTATGACCATGGCGAAAGTTTTCTTTATTTAGGAAACACCTACCCCATCCAAATCGTTCACGACGCCAATCTTACGCAGAATCATGTGAAGTTTGAAGAAAATAAACTGTTTATCTATGTAAAAGAGTTAGAGGAAGAAAAAATTAGACAGGCACTAAAGCGCTTCTACTATCAGCAATGTAAGACATTAGTAGAGAAGAGTATTAAGTCTTATCAAAGCAACTTTAAAATAAAGCCAAAGGTGGTCCGTATTAATGACAGCAATCGTACGTGGGGAACTTGTGATTCCAATCAGCAGTTAACTTTTAACTGGAAGCTTGCGATGGCACCCCAAAGGGTAATTGATTATGTGGTTGTGCACGAAATGTGCCATATGTTGCATTTAAATCATGATCGTTCTTTTTGGAGACTTGTTGGGAAAATTATGCCGGATTACAAGGAACAAGAAAATTGGCTAGCTTTTTCTAGTTGGAAAATGACAGTATAG